The Streptomyces sp. HUAS CB01 genome has a segment encoding these proteins:
- a CDS encoding Gfo/Idh/MocA family protein, whose protein sequence is MGTFPSGVATGGTHVHDRSVRWGILATGPMAAAFTEDLRTVPGADVVAVGSRSRRTAQAFAERFSIPRAHGSWQDLADDPDVDVVYVATPHAHHLAAATLCLEGGKAVLCEKPFALNRSQTESMIAIAESRSLFLMEGMWTFVNPLVRRAREMTGDGLIGEVASVHADFSARVPVVPGSRLRDPAAGGGALLDLGTYPVSFAHLFLGAPDHVSAWAHLNDDGVDESTAMVLGYDNGAVAVLSCSLAFGSATGAVVYGTEGRIEFPADFYHPRSFVVHRDGRAPQVVEAEPRVGNGYGHQALEVMNCLREKRTESELVPLRGSLDVMTTLDRVRALVGVRYPGE, encoded by the coding sequence ATGGGAACGTTCCCATCCGGCGTCGCCACAGGAGGAACGCACGTGCACGACCGCTCCGTCAGATGGGGAATCCTCGCGACCGGCCCGATGGCCGCAGCCTTCACGGAGGACCTGCGCACGGTTCCCGGAGCGGACGTCGTCGCCGTCGGCTCCCGCTCCCGGCGGACCGCTCAGGCCTTCGCCGAGCGGTTCTCGATCCCCCGCGCCCACGGCAGCTGGCAGGACCTCGCGGACGACCCGGACGTCGACGTCGTCTACGTCGCCACCCCTCACGCCCACCATCTCGCCGCCGCCACGCTCTGCCTCGAGGGCGGCAAGGCCGTCCTGTGCGAGAAGCCGTTCGCGCTCAACCGCTCCCAGACCGAGTCGATGATCGCCATCGCGGAGAGCCGCTCGTTGTTCCTGATGGAGGGCATGTGGACCTTCGTCAACCCGCTGGTCCGCCGTGCCAGGGAGATGACCGGCGACGGACTGATCGGTGAGGTCGCCTCCGTGCACGCCGACTTCTCCGCGCGGGTCCCGGTCGTCCCCGGGAGCAGGCTGCGCGATCCGGCCGCCGGAGGCGGCGCACTGCTCGATCTCGGCACGTATCCGGTCTCGTTCGCCCACCTGTTCCTCGGCGCTCCGGACCACGTGTCGGCCTGGGCCCATCTCAACGACGACGGGGTGGACGAGAGCACGGCCATGGTGCTGGGGTACGACAACGGAGCCGTGGCCGTGCTGTCCTGCTCGCTCGCCTTCGGCAGCGCGACCGGCGCGGTGGTGTACGGCACCGAGGGCCGCATCGAGTTCCCGGCGGACTTCTACCACCCCCGGAGCTTCGTGGTCCACCGCGACGGGCGAGCGCCGCAGGTCGTCGAGGCCGAGCCGCGCGTGGGCAACGGCTACGGCCACCAGGCCCTGGAAGTCATGAACTGCCTGCGCGAGAAGCGGACCGAGTCCGAGCTCGTTCCGCTCCGGGGCAGCCTGGACGTGATGACGACGCTCGACCGGGTCCGCGCGCTCGTCGGGGTGCGCTACCCGGGCGAGTGA
- a CDS encoding GH1 family beta-glucosidase, translating into MVIAAGHVVPQAEAPAALTFPPSFTWGTATAAYQIEGAATLDGRTPSIWDTYSRTPGRVRNGDTGDVATDHYHRWREDVAIMADLGVGAYRFSLAWPRIQPTGRGPSVQKGLDFYRRLADELLEKNIQPVATLYHWDLPQELEDAGGWPERATAERFAEYAGLAAEALGDRVRTWITLNEPWCSAFLGYASGVHAPGRTDPVAALRAAHHLNLGHGQAVQALRANLPGDAQVSVTLNIHHVRPRSGAEADVDAARRIDALANRVFTGPMLQGAYPDDLLRDTASLTDWSFVKDGDLKEIRQPLDFLGVNYYTPTLVSGGASESSHGSDGHGNSAHSPWPGADDVSFHLPPGSTTAMGWAVDPTGLYDLLVRLKDDVPELPLMITENGAAFDDYVNPEGEVNDPDRIAYLQGHLAAVHRAIEAGVDVRGYFLWSLLDNFEWGYGYSKRFGAVYVDYPTGKRIPKASARWYGDVARTGLLPAPDTAARG; encoded by the coding sequence GTGGTAATCGCAGCCGGACACGTCGTGCCCCAAGCCGAGGCCCCCGCCGCACTCACGTTCCCCCCATCGTTCACCTGGGGCACCGCCACCGCCGCCTACCAGATCGAGGGCGCCGCCACCCTGGACGGGCGCACCCCCTCCATCTGGGACACCTACTCCCGCACCCCGGGCAGGGTCCGCAACGGCGACACCGGCGACGTCGCCACCGACCACTACCACCGGTGGCGCGAGGACGTCGCCATCATGGCCGACCTGGGTGTGGGGGCGTACCGCTTCTCCCTCGCCTGGCCCCGCATCCAGCCCACCGGGCGCGGCCCGAGCGTGCAGAAGGGACTGGACTTCTACCGCAGGCTCGCCGACGAGCTGCTGGAGAAGAACATCCAGCCCGTCGCGACCCTCTACCACTGGGACCTTCCGCAGGAGTTGGAGGACGCGGGCGGCTGGCCCGAGCGCGCCACCGCGGAGCGATTCGCCGAGTACGCGGGCCTGGCGGCCGAGGCGCTCGGCGACCGGGTACGCACCTGGATCACGCTCAACGAGCCCTGGTGCAGCGCCTTCCTCGGCTACGCCTCCGGTGTCCACGCCCCCGGCCGCACCGACCCCGTGGCCGCGCTGCGGGCGGCGCACCACCTCAACCTCGGCCACGGCCAGGCGGTCCAGGCCCTCCGCGCGAACCTCCCGGGCGACGCACAGGTCTCCGTCACCCTCAACATCCACCATGTGAGGCCGCGTTCCGGCGCGGAGGCGGACGTCGACGCCGCACGCCGCATCGACGCCCTCGCCAACCGCGTCTTCACCGGACCGATGCTCCAGGGCGCGTACCCGGACGACCTGCTGCGGGACACCGCGTCCCTGACGGACTGGTCCTTCGTCAAGGACGGCGACCTCAAGGAGATCCGGCAGCCGCTCGACTTCCTGGGCGTCAACTACTACACCCCGACCCTCGTCTCCGGCGGTGCCTCCGAGTCGAGCCACGGTTCGGACGGCCACGGCAACAGCGCGCACAGCCCCTGGCCGGGCGCGGACGACGTGTCGTTCCACCTGCCGCCGGGCTCCACCACCGCGATGGGATGGGCCGTCGACCCCACCGGCCTGTACGACCTGCTGGTGCGGCTCAAGGACGACGTCCCGGAGCTGCCCCTCATGATCACCGAGAACGGCGCCGCCTTCGACGACTACGTCAACCCCGAGGGCGAGGTGAACGACCCCGACCGGATCGCCTACCTCCAGGGCCACCTGGCGGCCGTGCACCGGGCGATCGAGGCGGGCGTCGACGTCCGCGGCTACTTCCTGTGGTCCCTGCTCGACAACTTCGAATGGGGCTACGGCTACAGCAAGCGCTTCGGGGCGGTCTACGTCGACTACCCCACCGGCAAGCGCATTCCGAAGGCCAGTGCCCGCTGGTACGGAGACGTCGCACGCACGGGCCTGCTGCCCGCGCCGGACACCGCCGCCAGGGGCTGA
- a CDS encoding SDR family oxidoreductase: protein MTQSEPNHGRLADQTVVVIGASAGMGLETARRVRAAGGQVVMVGRNPERLRQAALEIDPLSTAAFDAADTDRLRRFFRELPGTVDHVISTAGSPAYMPLDDMDLAEARRHFGERLAMTIGIALYSRDRVRAGGTLLFIGGTGGRRPAVGMTVTSALTAALPAVTANLALELAPVRVNLIAAGFVDTPLSASLLGDRLEARREELRTTLPIRRVVGPEDVAALALHIMDNDALTGGTYDIDGGQQLLSH from the coding sequence ATGACGCAGAGCGAGCCGAACCACGGCCGACTCGCCGACCAGACGGTCGTGGTGATCGGCGCGAGTGCCGGCATGGGACTCGAGACCGCACGCCGTGTACGCGCCGCCGGCGGCCAGGTCGTCATGGTCGGACGCAACCCCGAACGGCTGCGCCAGGCGGCGCTGGAGATCGACCCGCTGAGCACCGCGGCCTTCGACGCCGCCGACACCGACCGGCTCCGGCGGTTCTTCCGGGAGTTGCCGGGCACGGTCGACCACGTCATATCGACGGCCGGCAGCCCCGCGTACATGCCCCTGGACGACATGGACCTCGCGGAGGCCCGACGCCACTTCGGCGAGCGCCTCGCCATGACCATCGGGATCGCCCTCTACAGCCGCGACCGGGTCCGCGCCGGAGGCACACTGCTGTTCATCGGCGGCACCGGCGGGCGGCGGCCTGCGGTGGGCATGACCGTCACCTCCGCGCTCACCGCGGCCCTTCCGGCCGTCACGGCCAATCTCGCACTCGAACTGGCCCCGGTCCGGGTGAACCTCATCGCGGCCGGCTTCGTCGACACACCCCTGTCGGCCTCGCTCCTGGGCGACCGGCTCGAAGCCCGGCGGGAGGAGTTGCGCACGACGCTTCCCATCCGGCGGGTCGTCGGCCCGGAGGACGTCGCCGCTCTCGCCCTGCACATCATGGACAACGACGCCCTCACCGGTGGGACGTACGACATCGACGGCGGCCAGCAACTCCTCTCCCACTGA
- a CDS encoding glyoxalase superfamily protein: MIPVLRVADAATAVAWYRRLGFVKQWGHRFEPGSPAFVEIARGPVKLFLSEHTGDARPDTLIYLRVGDVDAVAAEFGVPVTTAPWAREVELSDPDGNRLRVGTPAG; this comes from the coding sequence GTGATCCCCGTCCTCCGGGTGGCCGACGCCGCGACCGCGGTCGCCTGGTACCGGCGGCTCGGCTTCGTGAAGCAGTGGGGGCACCGGTTCGAACCGGGGTCGCCCGCGTTCGTCGAGATCGCGAGGGGCCCGGTGAAGCTGTTCCTGTCCGAGCACACCGGCGATGCCCGCCCCGACACGCTGATCTATCTGCGGGTGGGCGACGTCGACGCCGTCGCGGCCGAGTTCGGCGTGCCGGTCACCACCGCCCCCTGGGCGCGTGAGGTGGAGCTGAGCGACCCCGACGGCAACCGGCTGCGCGTCGGGACACCGGCAGGCTGA
- a CDS encoding carbohydrate ABC transporter permease, translating into MATQTSTAAAGEQPAGEPAGPARPADGRRQRRQNGRRSTLLHRLDLHGAPYAFIVPFFAVFAAFSFYPLIYTAWISLHRVELASLDLMEWVAFDNYVALWQDERFWNALSNTFTIGVLSTVPQLLMALGLAHLLNYRLRGSTFFRVAALTPYATSVGAAALVFTMLFERDFGMINWMLGLVGVDNVDWEGNKWAAQIAISTIVIWRWTGYNALLYLAAMQAIPRDRYEAAAIDGASRWQQFLKVTIPGIRPTIIFTIVLSTIGSTQLFGEPLIFGQGPNGITGGADNQYQTLGLLLYEEGWKNYQMGRAATVAWAMFLLLIILFAVQRLLKRRSSRSS; encoded by the coding sequence GTGGCCACTCAGACCTCGACTGCGGCAGCCGGTGAACAGCCCGCCGGAGAGCCGGCCGGCCCTGCCCGCCCCGCCGACGGGCGCCGGCAGCGACGACAGAACGGCCGGCGGAGCACACTGCTCCACCGCCTGGACCTGCACGGGGCGCCCTACGCCTTCATCGTCCCGTTCTTCGCCGTGTTCGCCGCCTTCAGCTTCTACCCGCTCATCTACACGGCCTGGATCTCGCTGCACCGCGTCGAGCTCGCCTCCCTCGACCTGATGGAATGGGTGGCGTTCGACAACTACGTCGCCCTGTGGCAGGACGAGCGCTTCTGGAACGCCCTGTCCAACACCTTCACCATCGGTGTGCTCTCCACCGTCCCGCAGCTGCTCATGGCACTCGGACTGGCGCACCTGCTGAACTACCGGCTCCGTGGATCGACCTTCTTCCGTGTGGCCGCCCTGACGCCGTACGCGACGTCGGTCGGTGCCGCGGCCCTCGTCTTCACCATGCTCTTCGAGCGCGACTTCGGCATGATCAACTGGATGCTGGGCCTGGTCGGCGTCGACAACGTCGACTGGGAGGGCAACAAGTGGGCGGCGCAGATCGCGATCTCCACGATCGTCATCTGGCGCTGGACCGGTTACAACGCCCTGCTGTACCTCGCCGCCATGCAGGCGATCCCGCGCGACCGCTACGAGGCCGCCGCGATCGACGGTGCCTCGCGCTGGCAGCAGTTCCTGAAGGTCACCATCCCCGGAATCCGGCCCACGATCATCTTCACGATCGTGCTCTCCACGATCGGCTCCACCCAGCTCTTCGGCGAGCCCCTGATCTTCGGCCAGGGCCCGAACGGCATCACCGGCGGAGCGGACAACCAGTACCAGACCCTCGGACTGCTGCTGTACGAGGAGGGCTGGAAGAACTACCAGATGGGCCGTGCGGCCACGGTGGCCTGGGCGATGTTCCTGCTGCTCATCATCCTCTTCGCCGTCCAGCGTCTGCTCAAGCGGCGCTCGTCGCGCTCGTCCTGA
- a CDS encoding SPFH domain-containing protein, whose product MEASALLLVGVIVALLAVFTVLRAVRVVPQARARNVERLGRYHRTLQPGLNVVIPYIDRVYPVIDLREQVVSFQPQPVITEDNLVVEIDTVVYFQVTDPRAAAYEIADYLQAVEQLTVTTLRNVVGSMDLEQTLTSRDIINNQLRGVLDEATGKWGLRVNRVEIKAIDPPQSIKDAMEKQMRAERDKRAAILGAEGQRQAQILTAEGEKQSAVLRAEGNRTAEILKAEGQSRAIDEVFQAVHRNDPDPKLLAYQYLQVLPQLAQGPGSTFWVIPGEVTSALQGVSRAFGEVLPRSPATREEPADGAAGRKAADDAAQAAEAAAEAVADAVQADGGTTRPRP is encoded by the coding sequence ATGGAAGCTTCGGCGCTCCTCCTCGTCGGCGTGATCGTCGCGCTGCTGGCGGTCTTCACGGTGCTGCGGGCGGTGCGCGTCGTTCCCCAGGCGCGTGCCCGCAACGTGGAGCGGCTCGGCCGCTACCACCGCACGCTGCAACCCGGGCTCAACGTGGTCATCCCGTACATCGACCGGGTCTATCCGGTGATCGACCTCCGCGAGCAGGTCGTCTCCTTCCAGCCGCAGCCCGTGATCACGGAGGACAACCTGGTCGTGGAGATCGACACCGTCGTGTACTTCCAGGTCACCGATCCGCGAGCCGCCGCCTACGAGATCGCCGACTATCTGCAGGCTGTCGAGCAGCTCACCGTCACCACCCTGCGCAACGTCGTGGGCTCGATGGACCTGGAGCAGACCCTCACGTCACGGGACATCATCAACAACCAGTTGCGCGGCGTGCTGGACGAGGCCACCGGGAAGTGGGGGCTGCGGGTCAACCGCGTCGAGATCAAGGCCATCGACCCCCCGCAGTCCATCAAGGACGCCATGGAGAAGCAGATGCGGGCCGAGCGGGACAAGCGGGCCGCGATTCTCGGGGCCGAAGGGCAGCGTCAGGCCCAGATCCTCACCGCGGAGGGCGAGAAGCAGTCCGCGGTCCTCCGGGCCGAGGGCAACCGGACCGCGGAGATCCTGAAGGCCGAGGGCCAGTCCCGGGCCATCGACGAGGTGTTCCAGGCCGTGCACCGCAACGATCCGGACCCCAAGCTGCTCGCGTACCAGTACCTCCAGGTGCTGCCCCAGCTCGCACAGGGTCCGGGGAGCACGTTCTGGGTCATCCCCGGCGAGGTCACCTCCGCGCTCCAGGGCGTGTCCCGCGCCTTCGGCGAGGTGCTGCCCCGGTCGCCGGCGACCCGGGAGGAGCCCGCCGACGGCGCGGCCGGCCGGAAGGCCGCCGACGACGCGGCGCAGGCGGCGGAAGCCGCGGCGGAGGCCGTCGCCGACGCGGTCCAGGCCGACGGCGGTACCACCCGTCCCCGGCCGTGA
- a CDS encoding cation diffusion facilitator family transporter codes for MGTGHGHGGSHGHDHTHGVTGDSDKRWLSIALALIVGFMSVEVVIGVVAESLALISDAAHMLTDAVAIVLALVAMRMAKRPAKGSYTYGLKRVEILSAQVNGLSLILLGAWLTVEAVERLIDPPEVKGGLMLATALAGVAVNVAATWCISRANRSSLNVEGAYQHILNDLFAFIGTAVAAFVVLTTGFARADGIATLVVVALMFKAGYGLLRDSGRIFLEAAPAHVDPDRLGERLAAEPSVREVHDLHVWQITSEEVALSAHVLVETGGDCHAVRRGLEDLVRRDFGITHTTLQVDHRPEAVLQVGAPDGAPAAAAHCADPHGPVHRDRTYDHGTVRVLGP; via the coding sequence ATGGGCACGGGACACGGGCACGGCGGTTCGCACGGCCACGATCACACGCACGGCGTGACGGGGGACTCGGACAAGCGGTGGCTGTCGATCGCCCTCGCGCTGATCGTCGGCTTCATGTCGGTCGAGGTCGTCATCGGGGTGGTGGCCGAGTCGCTGGCCCTGATCTCGGACGCCGCGCACATGCTGACCGATGCCGTCGCCATCGTCCTCGCGCTCGTGGCGATGCGGATGGCCAAGCGTCCCGCCAAGGGCAGCTACACCTACGGCCTGAAGCGGGTGGAGATCCTCTCCGCCCAGGTGAACGGACTGTCACTGATCCTCCTGGGCGCCTGGCTGACGGTCGAGGCCGTCGAGCGGCTCATCGATCCCCCCGAGGTCAAGGGCGGACTCATGCTCGCCACCGCCCTCGCGGGTGTCGCGGTCAACGTGGCCGCCACCTGGTGCATCTCCCGTGCCAACCGCTCCTCGCTCAACGTCGAGGGCGCCTACCAGCACATCCTGAACGACCTGTTCGCGTTCATCGGCACCGCGGTCGCGGCCTTCGTCGTCCTCACCACCGGCTTCGCACGCGCCGACGGCATCGCCACGCTCGTCGTCGTCGCCCTGATGTTCAAGGCCGGTTACGGCCTCCTCCGCGACTCGGGACGGATCTTCCTGGAGGCGGCGCCCGCCCATGTCGATCCCGACCGGCTCGGTGAGCGGCTGGCGGCCGAACCGTCGGTGAGGGAGGTCCACGACCTGCACGTCTGGCAGATCACGTCCGAGGAGGTCGCCCTCTCCGCGCACGTGCTCGTCGAGACCGGCGGGGACTGCCACGCCGTACGCCGGGGGCTCGAGGACCTGGTGCGCCGCGACTTCGGCATCACGCACACCACCCTCCAGGTGGACCACCGGCCGGAGGCCGTGCTCCAGGTCGGCGCCCCTGACGGCGCGCCGGCTGCGGCGGCGCACTGCGCGGACCCGCACGGCCCGGTCCACCGCGACCGCACGTACGACCACGGGACGGTGCGCGTCCTCGGGCCGTGA
- a CDS encoding SDR family oxidoreductase, which translates to MKLQGSVAFVTGANRGLGEQFTRALLESGAAAVYAGARDPSKVTVPGADPVAVDITDHDSVLAAADRAQDVTLLVNNAGSTTRADILTADLDAFRTEFETHVLGTLAMSRAFAPVLGRNGGGAIVNVLSVLSWVSITASAGYSAAKAAEWSVTNALRVALADQGTQVTALHVSYLATEMAARVPGPKADPAAVARTALAGVEAGLHEVLADDVSKQVRTALADGAESLYPQLRGGRSLI; encoded by the coding sequence ATGAAGCTCCAAGGGTCCGTCGCTTTCGTCACGGGGGCCAACCGCGGGCTCGGAGAACAGTTCACACGGGCGCTCCTCGAGTCCGGGGCGGCCGCGGTCTACGCGGGCGCCCGCGACCCCTCGAAGGTCACGGTTCCCGGGGCCGACCCGGTCGCGGTGGACATCACCGACCACGACTCCGTCCTCGCCGCGGCGGACCGGGCCCAGGACGTGACGCTCCTGGTCAACAACGCCGGTTCCACGACACGGGCGGACATCCTGACAGCCGATCTCGACGCGTTCCGCACGGAGTTCGAGACGCATGTGCTCGGCACCCTCGCCATGAGCCGGGCCTTCGCCCCCGTCCTCGGACGCAACGGTGGCGGCGCGATCGTCAACGTGCTCTCCGTGCTGTCCTGGGTGTCGATCACGGCGAGTGCCGGATACTCCGCCGCCAAGGCCGCCGAATGGTCCGTGACCAACGCCCTGCGCGTGGCGCTGGCGGACCAGGGCACCCAGGTCACCGCCCTGCACGTCAGCTATCTCGCGACGGAGATGGCAGCGCGGGTGCCGGGGCCGAAGGCCGACCCCGCCGCGGTGGCCCGCACGGCCCTCGCCGGCGTCGAGGCAGGTCTGCACGAGGTGCTGGCCGACGACGTCAGCAAACAGGTCCGGACGGCGCTGGCCGACGGGGCGGAGAGCCTGTATCCGCAACTGCGCGGAGGCCGGTCGCTGATCTGA
- a CDS encoding sigma-70 family RNA polymerase sigma factor: MISSALPAACDTTEQATPADESITSWALAARGGDADAVERFVSALHRDVLRYVAHLCGDPQSADDLAQDTFLRALSSLHRFEGRSSARAWLLSIARRAVIDSYRYKAARPRLHDVPDWQLAVEHAQPCDLPGFDEGVALLELLAALPEERREAFVLTQMLGLPYAEAAELSDCPVGTVRSRVARARATLMDLLTEAEGRAAPAVAA; this comes from the coding sequence GTGATCTCTTCCGCCCTGCCCGCTGCCTGCGACACGACGGAACAGGCGACTCCGGCCGATGAGTCGATCACCTCCTGGGCGCTCGCCGCGCGCGGCGGTGACGCCGACGCCGTGGAGCGCTTCGTGAGCGCCCTGCACCGCGACGTACTGCGCTATGTGGCCCACCTGTGCGGTGACCCCCAGTCGGCCGACGACCTGGCCCAGGACACTTTCCTGCGCGCGCTGAGCAGCCTGCACCGCTTCGAGGGACGGTCCTCGGCCCGTGCCTGGCTGCTGTCCATCGCCCGCCGCGCGGTGATCGACAGCTATCGGTACAAGGCCGCACGGCCCAGGCTGCACGACGTACCGGACTGGCAGCTGGCGGTCGAACACGCGCAGCCGTGCGACCTGCCGGGCTTCGACGAGGGCGTCGCCCTGCTCGAACTGCTCGCGGCCCTGCCCGAGGAGCGCCGCGAGGCGTTCGTCCTCACCCAGATGCTGGGTCTGCCCTATGCCGAGGCGGCCGAGCTGAGCGACTGCCCGGTCGGCACCGTGCGGTCCCGTGTGGCCCGCGCCAGAGCGACGCTCATGGACCTGCTCACCGAGGCGGAGGGCCGGGCCGCGCCGGCCGTGGCCGCCTGA
- a CDS encoding carbohydrate ABC transporter permease, producing MTTDTLQARPDVPQDAPKGRRGLRLPAAIRAGRQHHAGPATYVLLTVAAVLSLFPLYWTMVAASTDNTRVTQTPPPFLPGPHLFENLGKAWQDAALGRAMVNSLIVAGTIAVSTVLFATLAGFAFAKLRFKGRNILLMLVIGTMMVPPQLAVVPLFMMMTELGWGQKLPAVIFPTLVSAVGVFFMRQYLADALPDELVEAGRVDGAHSLRIFWSIVLPVARPAMAVLFMITFVHAWNDFFWPFIVLDMTNPTVPVALTQLSAGYVRDQSLIMAGALLGTLPLLAMFIVFGRQIVGGIMQGAVKG from the coding sequence ATGACCACCGACACTCTCCAGGCCCGCCCGGACGTGCCGCAGGACGCGCCCAAGGGCCGCCGCGGCCTCCGGCTCCCCGCGGCGATCCGCGCCGGCCGCCAGCACCACGCCGGCCCCGCCACCTACGTGCTGCTCACCGTCGCGGCGGTGCTCTCGCTCTTCCCGCTGTACTGGACGATGGTGGCGGCCTCGACCGACAACACGCGTGTCACGCAGACCCCGCCGCCGTTCCTGCCCGGTCCGCACCTCTTCGAGAACCTCGGGAAGGCCTGGCAGGACGCCGCGCTGGGCAGGGCCATGGTGAACAGCCTGATCGTGGCCGGCACCATCGCCGTGTCCACCGTCCTGTTCGCCACCCTCGCCGGCTTCGCCTTCGCCAAGCTGCGCTTCAAGGGCCGCAACATCCTGCTCATGCTGGTCATCGGGACGATGATGGTGCCGCCGCAGCTCGCGGTCGTGCCCCTGTTCATGATGATGACCGAACTGGGCTGGGGACAGAAGCTCCCCGCCGTCATCTTCCCGACGCTGGTCAGCGCGGTCGGCGTCTTCTTCATGCGCCAGTACCTGGCCGACGCGCTGCCCGACGAACTCGTCGAGGCCGGCCGTGTGGACGGCGCGCACTCGCTCCGCATCTTCTGGAGCATCGTCCTGCCGGTGGCCCGGCCCGCGATGGCGGTTCTCTTCATGATCACGTTCGTCCACGCCTGGAACGACTTCTTCTGGCCGTTCATCGTGCTCGACATGACCAACCCGACGGTCCCCGTCGCCCTCACCCAACTCAGCGCAGGCTATGTCCGCGACCAGTCGCTGATCATGGCCGGCGCCCTGCTCGGCACCCTCCCCCTGCTGGCGATGTTCATCGTCTTCGGCCGTCAGATCGTCGGCGGCATCATGCAGGGAGCGGTCAAGGGCTAG
- a CDS encoding NfeD family protein, with product MDLWAIWLIVAAVLIAAETVTLTVALGMLGGAALVTAAFAAAGVPLPFQFLVFTVVAVVSVVFVRPRVRRALRPPGRRFGVDALVGRTAHVVAEVTATGGRVRIGGEEWTARAYDETLVIPPGTAVDVMEISGATAVVYPRE from the coding sequence ATGGACCTGTGGGCGATCTGGCTGATCGTCGCCGCCGTGCTGATCGCCGCGGAGACGGTCACACTGACCGTCGCCCTGGGCATGCTCGGCGGGGCGGCGCTCGTCACCGCGGCGTTCGCCGCGGCGGGGGTACCGCTGCCCTTCCAATTCCTGGTCTTCACCGTCGTCGCCGTGGTCAGCGTGGTGTTCGTGCGCCCCCGGGTGCGGCGTGCGCTCAGACCGCCGGGCCGGCGCTTCGGTGTGGACGCACTGGTCGGCCGTACCGCCCATGTCGTCGCGGAGGTGACGGCCACCGGCGGCAGGGTCCGCATCGGCGGCGAGGAGTGGACGGCCCGTGCGTACGACGAGACGCTGGTGATCCCTCCGGGAACGGCCGTGGACGTCATGGAGATCAGCGGCGCCACCGCCGTCGTCTACCCCCGGGAGTGA
- a CDS encoding DUF1775 domain-containing protein — MPRTPTSIRRACLTLAAAVGAVLLGAGPAAAHVEVEADTAQALAQNVTLTFNAESESDKAGITSLRVVLPEGITPADVTYGEGPKGWTFGATADGYTVKGPAVAVGEDAEYSVRVRQLPDAGQLAFKTLQGYADGRVDRWIELGSSGGHGHGNSAPVLKLEAAAPGATVKNPTPTPTPSAPARPAPAPPPAPSNTSAAGETAESGGLSAGGWTAIGAGALVAIAAAACLLRRRSGTGAG, encoded by the coding sequence ATGCCCCGTACCCCCACGAGCATCCGCCGCGCGTGCCTGACCCTCGCCGCCGCCGTCGGTGCCGTACTGCTCGGCGCCGGCCCGGCGGCCGCGCACGTCGAAGTCGAAGCCGACACGGCACAGGCACTCGCCCAGAACGTCACGCTCACCTTCAACGCCGAATCGGAGTCCGACAAGGCCGGGATCACCTCCCTGCGCGTCGTCCTCCCCGAGGGGATCACCCCTGCCGACGTCACGTACGGCGAAGGCCCCAAGGGCTGGACGTTCGGGGCGACGGCCGACGGCTACACCGTCAAGGGGCCCGCCGTCGCCGTCGGGGAGGACGCCGAGTACTCCGTGCGCGTGCGGCAGCTGCCCGACGCCGGGCAACTCGCCTTCAAGACGCTCCAGGGCTACGCCGACGGCCGCGTCGACCGCTGGATCGAACTCGGCTCCTCCGGCGGACACGGCCACGGCAACTCCGCCCCGGTGCTGAAGCTCGAGGCGGCCGCCCCGGGCGCCACCGTGAAGAACCCCACTCCCACCCCCACGCCCAGTGCTCCCGCGCGACCCGCCCCCGCGCCGCCGCCGGCGCCGTCGAACACCTCCGCCGCCGGCGAGACGGCGGAGAGCGGCGGTCTGTCCGCCGGTGGCTGGACCGCGATCGGTGCGGGCGCCCTGGTGGCGATCGCCGCGGCGGCCTGTCTGCTCCGACGCCGCTCCGGCACCGGGGCAGGCTGA